TCACTGAGAGGTGGATCGCCAGTGTCGCCCCAGTTTGGCCGAACATTTCCAATGTTTCATTATTCGGCATCTTGCTTGATCGCACGGCTGTGCGGGTCAACACGATGGACTGGGACACATCCGGCAAGGTCAATTCTGTTTTCAACGCCGCAGAAGCCGCGGCATAAGCCGACACACCCGGCACCACTTCATAATCAATATCCAGCTTATCCAAACGGCGCATCTGTTCAGCAATCGCCCCATAAAGACACGGGTCCCCACTATGCACACGGGCCACATCATGGCCGTCTTTATGGGCGGCTTCGATCTCGGCAATGATTTCATCCAGATGCATCGGGGCGGTATCTTTGACCACAGAAGCCTTATCAGCCTGGGCGACAATGCCTTCGGGCACCAAAGAGCCTGCAAACAAAACAACCGGCGCTTCTTTAATGATGTTGAGGCCACGAACTGTGATCAGGTCCGGGGCACCCGGCCCTGCGCCAATGAAATAAACCGTCATGATGCCACCTTCATTTTCTTTTCATAGCCACGCGGCGTATAAACCCACTTGTTCACACCACGTTCAATCACCCGGCTTTGGCTTGAACCGACCAAAACCATGGTCAGCATATCAGCGTGATCAGAGGTCAACTCACCCAAGGTAATCACTTCTAAGCTTTCCGTTGCCCGACCAAGGTTACGCCCCAACACAACAGGGGTTTGTGGCGGACGACCTGTCAGCAAAATATCGCGTGCACGTTCAATCTGTGTAACCCGGCGTTTGGAACGCGGGTTATAAAAGGCCACAACGAAATCGCCATCTGCTGCGGCCTTGAGGCGACGTTGAATATCCTCCCACGGTGTCAGCAAGTCAGACAAGGAAATGGTACAGAAATCATGGTTGATCGGTGCGCCAATGCGTGCAGCACAAGCTTGCAGGGCCGAAATTCCCGGGGCCACATCCACCTGCAAACGGTTCCATTCCGGCTTGTTTTCCTTATCCAGCAGTTCAAAGGCCAATGTGGCCAGGGCATAAATCCCGGCGTCCCCGGAACAAACCAGACAGACACGCTTGCCTTGAGCCGCCAGATCCAGCGCGATACGGGCACGTTTTTCTTCATTGGCAAGGCCACTTTCATGGCGATCTTTGCCCACGATCAAATCTTCAACCAGATCAAGATAAAGCCCATAGCCCACCACATCAGTGGCATCACGCAAAGCTTGCGTGGCTTGAGGCGAGCGCCATTCATCACTGCCCGGACCAATCCCGATGATAGACAGATAGCCCTGCGCACGTCCCAGTGCACCGGGCTGTAGATCAACAGGTGAACGGGCAATGGCGCAGGTGGCTTTATCAGTCTTTTGTTTTTCAACGACCAGCTCACCCAAACCGCCAACTGCGGCCAGTGCGGCACCTTCGGCCACACCGTGACAGCCGACTTCGTTATAAACCACATCAGATGGGTTTTTCAGGCGCGGTTGTTGGGCATCCAGTTCTTGCGGGGTAAAGAAACGTGCAGGCACGCCCAATTCCTCAGCCAGTGCATGAACGGCCACTTCATCAGCTTTCACATCCACCGACACAACACAGCCGACAGACTGTTTGGTCAAGCCAGCGCCTTCCAATGTCTTCATCACATGATCAATAAGATGTTGTGGCGGGCAGTTACGCTCACAGCCAACACCCAAGGCCAAAACAGGCGGGTGATAGAGCAGCTCATTGCCATCAGGTTCCACATCGCGATCAGAAATACGAATGCGCGGGAAACCTTCTTCTTCGAAGCTGAGGCCCTTTTCCTGAAGCCAGCTGCTTTCGCCTGCTTCTTGTTCCAAGGCAACCGGGTCGTTGTTCAACAAGGCAGCCGCAATATCCTTGGCCTGATCCGGGTTGGAAATGCGCCAGCCTTGCGGCGGTTCATCCAGTGCTAGACCGAAGTTCAGCTCACCTGCTGTCGTAATCGCCGCAGCACCATCCAGAATATCAGCAATCCAGCGCGCCAGCTCGTTTGCACCATGATGCCCACCTAAAAGCGGCACGGCACAAGAGGCATCTTCGGCCACAGCAACCACGGGCGGTTCAACCCATTTATCGGCCAGAAGCGGGGCTAATGCGCGGATCAAAATACCACTGGCGCAAATCCCGATAATCGGGCGACCTTGACGAAATAAGGACTTCACATGCTCAATGGTATTGTCAAACGTTATGGCACAATCCGGTAAGCGTTTTTTCAGGCCGTGGATTTCCACATCACCCATGGTTTGGGCCAGCTCGTCAGCCAGTTGATATCCGCCAACTGACAGGCAGAGAATTACAGGGGTCTTTTTAGTCATGTCCACGCCTCGCCGCGTTTATGTACGATAATCATTGAAAAATAAGGGGCTTTGTCAAAATCAGCCTCATCTAAGGGCATCATTTTCTGGTTATCCATAGTCGCATGCTCGATATAATAAGCATTCTCGCTGATCCCGAGGGTGGAGAGCACATCACGCACCTTGGTAAAATGGCGACCGACTTTCATAATGATGGCCGCATCACAGTGTTGTAAACGCACCATTAAATCTTCGGCTGGCAAGGGGGCTGGCAAAACGGTCAGCACATCATAGCGCGACGTGATCGGCACCCCCAATTGCGCGCAACTTGCCATGGCCGAAGACACACCGGGGACCACCACGGTTTCAAAACGATCTGCCAGACGGCCATAAAGATACATGAAGGATCCAAAGAAAAACGGGTCCCCCTCACACAGCACGGCCACATCATGTCCGGCTTCTAATTCCTTGGCAATTTCCACACTGTATTTGTCATAGACATCATTGGCGGGAAACTTGCCCGGAATCATCGGGGTTTCAATCACGATCTCTTTTTGATTGCCCGGCAAGTGGCTTTCTACAATAGCGCGCGCCAGTGACGGTTTACCTTCGGGGGCCGGATAAGCCAGCACGGGGGCGGCTTGCATAATCTTTAGCGCCTTCAGCGTAATCAAATCCGGGTCGCCCGGACCGATGCCCAGACCATAGAGTGTCCCACTCATCTTGCTTTATTCCTTAATCGCAGACAATTGCAACACCGGGGCCATGGGCTTGAGTGCAGTCAATCGTCCGACATGTTCTTCACGGGAAATGGCAATGCGTATCAATTGCCCCCCGATTTTCTCGGCAAAATGCAACATTTCACGCTCTGCCTCAAGTGTTACTGTGTTCGCCACCAATCGCCCCCCGATAGGCAAGGCATTCCAGCAGGCTTCCAACACCCCTTTTTTCGAAATCCCACCCCCGATGAAAATGGC
This sequence is a window from Terasakiella sp. SH-1. Protein-coding genes within it:
- the cobI gene encoding precorrin-2 C(20)-methyltransferase — encoded protein: MSGTLYGLGIGPGDPDLITLKALKIMQAAPVLAYPAPEGKPSLARAIVESHLPGNQKEIVIETPMIPGKFPANDVYDKYSVEIAKELEAGHDVAVLCEGDPFFFGSFMYLYGRLADRFETVVVPGVSSAMASCAQLGVPITSRYDVLTVLPAPLPAEDLMVRLQHCDAAIIMKVGRHFTKVRDVLSTLGISENAYYIEHATMDNQKMMPLDEADFDKAPYFSMIIVHKRGEAWT
- the cobM gene encoding precorrin-4 C(11)-methyltransferase is translated as MTVYFIGAGPGAPDLITVRGLNIIKEAPVVLFAGSLVPEGIVAQADKASVVKDTAPMHLDEIIAEIEAAHKDGHDVARVHSGDPCLYGAIAEQMRRLDKLDIDYEVVPGVSAYAAASAALKTELTLPDVSQSIVLTRTAVRSSKMPNNETLEMFGQTGATLAIHLSVNNLKHVVDTLVPHYGEDCPVVVAYRVSWPDEAFIHGTLSDIRAKVKDSGITRTALILVGHVLGAEDFTDSKLYDVDHTHVLREKKA
- the cobJ gene encoding precorrin-3B C(17)-methyltransferase → MTKKTPVILCLSVGGYQLADELAQTMGDVEIHGLKKRLPDCAITFDNTIEHVKSLFRQGRPIIGICASGILIRALAPLLADKWVEPPVVAVAEDASCAVPLLGGHHGANELARWIADILDGAAAITTAGELNFGLALDEPPQGWRISNPDQAKDIAAALLNNDPVALEQEAGESSWLQEKGLSFEEEGFPRIRISDRDVEPDGNELLYHPPVLALGVGCERNCPPQHLIDHVMKTLEGAGLTKQSVGCVVSVDVKADEVAVHALAEELGVPARFFTPQELDAQQPRLKNPSDVVYNEVGCHGVAEGAALAAVGGLGELVVEKQKTDKATCAIARSPVDLQPGALGRAQGYLSIIGIGPGSDEWRSPQATQALRDATDVVGYGLYLDLVEDLIVGKDRHESGLANEEKRARIALDLAAQGKRVCLVCSGDAGIYALATLAFELLDKENKPEWNRLQVDVAPGISALQACAARIGAPINHDFCTISLSDLLTPWEDIQRRLKAAADGDFVVAFYNPRSKRRVTQIERARDILLTGRPPQTPVVLGRNLGRATESLEVITLGELTSDHADMLTMVLVGSSQSRVIERGVNKWVYTPRGYEKKMKVAS